ACGCCCATCCCTGTAATGACAACCCTTCTCATAACACTCCCCGAAGTATCATCCATTCAGATTCCCTGCCGCACGCTGCCGGGAATCTCCGGACGATAAGGATTTTTTCTGTAACCTTTCACGAACTCCTCATCGGCCCTGTTCATCCACAGGGTGAGACACCGGCCGGCGGTAAAAATCAAAGGAAGAATCTCCCATGCGTTCCCTACCGACATTCGGAATATCATCACCGGATCAGGACCGGTCACGGATATAATCAATGGCATGCTGTACCGTGGTGATTTTCTCCGCCTCTTCGTCAGGGATCTCAATCCCGAACTCTTCTTCCAGGGCCATGACCAGCTCCACGGTATCCAGGGAATCCGCTCCCAGATCATCCACAAAAGAGGCTTCCGGCTTGACTTGCGCGATATCCACATCCAACTGCTCTGCAATAATCTTCTTGACTTTCTCTTCCATTCTTTTTTTCCTCCTATTTAAATTTGTTTAGGATTTCGATATTCGTATCTACTATTTGCGGT
This is a stretch of genomic DNA from Nitrospirae bacterium CG2_30_53_67. It encodes these proteins:
- a CDS encoding acyl carrier protein — encoded protein: MEEKVKKIIAEQLDVDIAQVKPEASFVDDLGADSLDTVELVMALEEEFGIEIPDEEAEKITTVQHAIDYIRDRS